Proteins from one Catenuloplanes atrovinosus genomic window:
- a CDS encoding amidohydrolase family protein, translating to MDASLLATLNERAGDPDRAILFTNATIVTMDPALGILDRGDLLVRGTSIAAVAPSLREEAGDAVVIDATGMILSPGLVDTHRHSWQAALRRVMPDVDDLAGYVMSTLGRFAPAYRPEDVYLGTRLAMLTAIDSGVTCVLDFSHNSRSAAHSDAAIQALLDTGIRGVHASMRPHFGDWDGQWPADLTRLRETYFSSDDQLLTLRVATLATDEIAGPDLAYGPRLAQVARELGIGVSIDAVFGTSSSKAIVDWARENLLHPGVTVIHATGLTGEAWQALADTGTTVALAPTSDAQIGLETAIPAVDEALAVGIRPGLSIDVEVALVSDMFTQMRALHAIQRMRAVNAAYGTDTAPSRITTYDVLDFATLQGARTNGLGAVTGSLTPGKHADLLVVRAGDLNNMPLNDPIGTLVLGTDPRNIDTVLIDGQVRKWGGQVLGVDVDALRRDIEASRDRILTATEAGS from the coding sequence ATGGACGCATCGCTGCTCGCAACGTTGAACGAGCGCGCGGGAGATCCGGACCGGGCGATCCTGTTCACCAACGCCACGATCGTGACCATGGACCCGGCGCTGGGCATCCTCGACCGCGGAGACCTGCTGGTACGGGGCACATCCATCGCCGCCGTGGCACCCAGCCTCCGCGAGGAGGCCGGCGACGCCGTGGTGATCGACGCCACCGGCATGATCCTCAGCCCGGGACTGGTGGACACGCACCGGCACTCCTGGCAGGCGGCGCTGCGCCGTGTCATGCCGGACGTGGACGACCTCGCCGGCTACGTCATGTCGACGCTGGGCCGCTTCGCCCCCGCGTACCGTCCGGAGGACGTCTACCTCGGCACCCGCCTCGCCATGCTGACCGCCATCGACAGCGGCGTCACCTGCGTGCTGGACTTCTCGCACAACTCGCGTAGCGCGGCGCATTCGGACGCCGCCATCCAGGCGCTGCTCGACACCGGGATCCGTGGCGTGCACGCGTCGATGCGGCCGCATTTCGGTGACTGGGACGGGCAGTGGCCCGCCGACCTCACCCGGCTCCGGGAGACCTACTTCTCCTCCGACGACCAGTTGCTGACGCTGCGCGTGGCCACCCTCGCCACGGACGAGATCGCCGGCCCCGACCTCGCCTACGGTCCCCGGCTCGCGCAGGTGGCGCGCGAACTCGGCATCGGGGTCAGCATCGACGCCGTCTTCGGTACGTCCTCGTCGAAGGCGATCGTCGACTGGGCCCGCGAGAACCTGCTGCACCCCGGCGTCACGGTCATCCACGCCACCGGCCTAACCGGCGAGGCGTGGCAGGCGCTGGCCGACACCGGCACCACCGTGGCGCTGGCCCCCACCTCCGACGCGCAGATCGGCCTGGAGACCGCCATCCCCGCGGTCGACGAGGCGCTCGCTGTCGGCATCCGCCCCGGTCTGAGCATCGACGTGGAGGTCGCCCTGGTCAGCGACATGTTCACGCAGATGCGCGCGCTGCATGCCATCCAGCGCATGCGCGCGGTCAACGCCGCCTACGGCACCGACACCGCGCCGTCGCGGATCACCACGTACGACGTGCTGGACTTCGCCACCCTCCAGGGCGCGCGCACCAACGGCCTCGGCGCGGTGACCGGCTCCCTGACCCCCGGCAAACACGCCGATCTGCTCGTCGTGCGCGCCGGTGACCTGAACAACATGCCACTCAACGACCCGATCGGCACGCTCGTGCTCGGCACCGACCCGCGCAACATCGACACCGTGCTGATCGACGGCCAGGTCCGCAAGTGGGGCGGCCAGGTCCTCGGCGTCGACGTCGACGCGCTGCGCCGCGACATCGAGGCCAGCCGGGACCGCATCCTCACGGCCACCGAAGCCGGCTCCTGA
- a CDS encoding Atu4866 domain-containing protein yields MTTTVSARIDDRETLDALTHTTGVTRPVLLTGGRVRTLDAMIGEWAEADVLLGGDRIVGVGPGLITAAGDDNAIVVECRGGTVLPALIDLAAPLGSRKNRFDTDAGSITPGKRADIVVLRPNTPADRFTADDIDIMILAGRVVFWRGEPVGEPPATTPADPSLTAGDHDYAGMWVDETGFLHQELLPNGRYDETRGGRPHAYQGRYWINGDRIDYLDDLGFWAFGEFRDGVLHHAGYVLHRR; encoded by the coding sequence ATGACCACGACCGTTTCCGCCCGGATCGATGACCGGGAGACGCTGGACGCCCTGACCCACACCACCGGCGTGACGCGTCCGGTGCTGCTGACCGGCGGCCGGGTTCGCACGCTGGACGCCATGATCGGCGAATGGGCCGAGGCAGACGTGCTGCTCGGCGGCGACCGGATCGTCGGGGTGGGCCCCGGCCTGATCACCGCGGCCGGCGACGACAACGCGATCGTCGTCGAGTGCCGCGGCGGCACCGTCCTGCCGGCGCTGATCGACCTGGCCGCGCCGCTGGGCAGCCGGAAGAACCGCTTCGACACTGACGCGGGCTCCATCACCCCCGGCAAGCGCGCTGACATCGTCGTGCTGCGCCCGAACACGCCCGCGGACCGCTTCACCGCGGACGACATCGACATCATGATCCTCGCCGGCCGGGTCGTGTTCTGGCGTGGCGAGCCGGTCGGCGAGCCACCGGCGACCACTCCGGCGGACCCGTCGCTCACCGCCGGCGACCACGACTACGCCGGCATGTGGGTCGACGAGACCGGCTTCCTGCACCAGGAACTGCTGCCCAACGGCCGCTACGACGAGACCCGCGGTGGCCGTCCGCACGCCTACCAGGGCCGTTACTGGATCAACGGCGACCGTATCGACTACCTCGACGACCTCGGCTTCTGGGCGTTCGGGGAGTTCCGCGACGGAGTCCTGCATCACGCGGGTTACGTCCTGCACCGTCGATAG
- a CDS encoding AAA family ATPase → MAGFQARKDESATVHALLDAAAAGSGGALVVHGEAGIGKTALLRHVLDGRSGHQELHAAGARFEHDLPFAGLHQLCAPVLHRVSRLAAAQRAALEGAIGQHRTADPNLFLIGVAVLHLLTDLGAERPVVCVIDDAQRLDEASTQVFSFVARRLTGARVTLLFALRDPEPPRHPRPAPALTGLPRLALRALPDRHARALLRAELPTPLDPPVRERILAEARGNPAVLLEFLRGTTPAALAGGFGTPSGRSASWPALDDTAARLEALPPVVRTFLVLAAAEPLGDPLMLWRAAAQLGIDREAATTAEAADVLRIGTRVCFRHPLVRSLVYRAAPSVDRRLVHRALAAVTDGALDPDRRAWHRAQAVHGLDEDVAAELERLADRARNRGGLWAAAAFLERAAALTPEPRPRAHRALAAAQLIQQAGDPPRAAALLRWAEDAPLSSQQRELARVLRERAALGRVPHKQAASALLRAARDAQEPANAAELCLEALTAAMLSGPSNADGSLSDLARSVRATAPAHLGRPLDLLLDGLTARLIDGYEQAVPALRRAVDTYRHQTVTSADQRWMWLACLFAADLWDGSSWRTLADRQITWGQHTRALRVLPFAFSYRGIAHLHAGDFGATEACVREAATLDSFDASIAGLLLAAWRGDERELAAIRDARLHHTPAHGESRFEVVAQHASAVLHNSLGRYETALAEARKCLSHDVPGMHAFIGAEFIEAAVRAGRADLARPVLDQLAADALAAGTDWAHAVLCRSQAQLADGPAADDLYRRAIALFDACGHAAEAGRARLIYGEWLLRERRRDDAYVQMQSARDQLVDIGALGFAQRATLGLTAAGTSAHPRAVVAGPSAEAARLTDQELLIARHVARGLTNKEIAAELYLSPRTIDAHLRRIFRKLDISSRRQLRDLQFT, encoded by the coding sequence ATGGCGGGTTTTCAGGCCCGGAAGGACGAGAGCGCGACCGTGCACGCGCTGCTGGACGCGGCCGCCGCCGGGTCCGGAGGCGCGCTGGTGGTGCACGGCGAGGCCGGCATCGGCAAGACCGCGTTGCTGCGCCATGTCCTCGACGGGCGTAGCGGGCACCAGGAACTGCATGCCGCCGGTGCCCGGTTCGAGCACGACCTGCCGTTCGCGGGCCTGCACCAGCTCTGCGCGCCGGTCCTGCACCGGGTCAGCCGCCTCGCCGCGGCACAGCGGGCCGCTCTGGAGGGTGCGATCGGCCAGCACCGCACGGCCGACCCGAATCTGTTCCTCATCGGCGTCGCGGTCCTGCACCTGCTCACTGACCTGGGCGCGGAGCGTCCCGTCGTCTGCGTCATCGACGACGCCCAGCGGCTCGACGAGGCCTCGACGCAGGTGTTCTCGTTCGTGGCGCGCCGCCTCACCGGGGCCCGGGTGACCCTTCTGTTCGCCCTGCGCGATCCGGAGCCGCCCCGCCATCCGCGTCCGGCGCCGGCCCTCACCGGGCTCCCCCGGCTCGCGCTGCGCGCGCTACCGGACCGGCACGCGCGAGCGCTGCTGCGGGCGGAGCTGCCGACTCCGCTGGATCCGCCGGTGCGGGAACGCATCCTCGCCGAGGCTCGCGGGAATCCGGCCGTGCTGCTGGAGTTTCTGCGCGGCACCACCCCGGCGGCCCTGGCGGGCGGCTTCGGAACGCCCAGTGGGCGTTCCGCCTCCTGGCCGGCGCTGGACGACACGGCCGCCCGGCTCGAGGCGCTTCCACCGGTGGTCCGTACGTTCCTGGTGCTGGCCGCCGCCGAGCCGCTCGGCGACCCGCTGATGTTGTGGCGTGCCGCCGCGCAGCTCGGGATAGACCGCGAGGCGGCGACCACCGCCGAGGCCGCCGATGTGCTGCGCATCGGCACCCGCGTCTGTTTCCGGCACCCGCTGGTGCGCTCGTTGGTCTACCGGGCCGCGCCGTCCGTCGACCGGAGGCTCGTGCACCGGGCGCTCGCCGCCGTCACCGACGGCGCCCTCGACCCCGACCGGCGCGCATGGCATCGCGCCCAGGCCGTCCACGGCTTGGACGAGGACGTCGCCGCGGAACTGGAACGGCTCGCCGATCGCGCCCGCAACAGGGGCGGGCTGTGGGCGGCGGCCGCTTTCCTGGAACGCGCAGCCGCGCTGACTCCCGAGCCGCGTCCGCGCGCGCACCGCGCGCTGGCCGCGGCACAGTTGATCCAGCAGGCCGGTGATCCACCGCGGGCCGCAGCGCTGCTGCGGTGGGCCGAGGACGCCCCACTCAGCAGCCAGCAGCGCGAACTCGCCCGGGTGCTGCGCGAACGCGCGGCGCTGGGCCGGGTGCCGCACAAGCAGGCCGCGTCGGCTCTGCTGCGGGCCGCCCGGGACGCGCAGGAGCCGGCGAATGCGGCGGAACTGTGCCTGGAGGCGCTGACGGCGGCCATGCTGTCCGGACCGTCCAACGCGGACGGCAGCCTCAGTGACCTGGCCCGCAGTGTCCGGGCGACCGCGCCGGCTCACCTGGGCCGACCGCTCGACCTGCTGCTCGACGGCCTCACCGCACGACTGATCGATGGCTACGAACAGGCGGTGCCGGCACTACGGCGCGCCGTCGACACGTACCGCCATCAGACGGTGACCAGTGCGGATCAACGCTGGATGTGGCTGGCCTGCCTGTTCGCCGCCGACCTGTGGGACGGGTCGTCCTGGCGGACCCTCGCCGACCGTCAGATCACCTGGGGACAGCACACCCGCGCCCTGCGGGTACTGCCGTTCGCGTTCAGCTACCGCGGGATCGCCCACCTGCACGCCGGCGACTTCGGTGCGACGGAGGCCTGCGTGCGTGAGGCGGCGACGCTGGACTCCTTCGACGCCTCGATCGCCGGGCTTCTCCTCGCCGCCTGGCGGGGCGATGAACGCGAGCTGGCCGCCATCCGCGATGCGCGCCTGCACCACACGCCCGCACACGGTGAGAGCCGCTTCGAGGTGGTCGCGCAGCACGCGTCCGCGGTGCTGCACAACAGCCTCGGCCGGTACGAGACCGCCCTCGCCGAGGCACGCAAGTGCCTGTCCCACGACGTGCCCGGTATGCACGCCTTCATCGGCGCTGAGTTCATCGAGGCGGCGGTCCGGGCGGGACGCGCCGACCTCGCCCGGCCGGTGCTGGACCAGCTCGCCGCAGACGCCCTCGCCGCCGGCACGGATTGGGCGCACGCGGTGCTCTGCCGGTCCCAGGCACAGCTCGCCGACGGACCGGCGGCCGACGACCTGTACCGCCGCGCGATCGCGCTGTTCGACGCCTGCGGGCACGCCGCCGAGGCGGGCCGTGCCCGGCTGATCTACGGTGAGTGGCTGCTCCGGGAACGCCGCCGTGACGACGCCTACGTCCAGATGCAGTCGGCCCGGGACCAGCTCGTGGACATCGGGGCGCTGGGTTTCGCGCAGCGGGCCACGTTGGGCCTCACCGCCGCCGGTACGTCCGCCCATCCACGTGCCGTCGTGGCGGGGCCGTCTGCCGAGGCTGCCCGCCTCACCGACCAGGAGCTGCTCATCGCCCGGCACGTCGCCCGCGGGCTGACGAACAAAGAGATCGCCGCGGAGCTGTACCTCAGCCCACGCACCATCGACGCTCACCTGCGGCGGATCTTCCGCAAGCTGGACATCAGCTCCCGCCGCCAGCTACGCGACCTTCAATTCACCTGA
- a CDS encoding STAS domain-containing protein — protein MHITLREDPDATCLVVDGELDLSTAESLYEYAQRTLRDRSPRRLRVDAARLTFCDSSGIHALVRIHAEATARGALFHLNNVHGAVRRVLAITGVLTALTTPSDASPPSGR, from the coding sequence ATGCACATCACCCTTCGCGAGGACCCGGACGCCACCTGCTTGGTCGTCGACGGCGAACTCGACCTGTCGACCGCGGAATCACTGTACGAGTACGCACAGCGCACACTGCGCGACAGGTCACCGCGCCGGCTGCGCGTGGACGCCGCGCGGCTGACCTTCTGTGACTCCTCCGGCATCCACGCACTCGTACGGATCCACGCCGAGGCGACCGCCCGAGGCGCACTCTTCCACCTGAACAACGTCCACGGCGCCGTTCGCCGCGTCCTCGCGATCACCGGCGTGCTGACGGCGCTGACCACGCCGTCGGACGCTTCCCCACCGTCCGGGCGGTGA
- a CDS encoding ricin-type beta-trefoil lectin domain protein: MLVATLVVAGSTTAVMPILNRTAEAADCHESAPPTLTSYLTDDREMTRLICNTDVALYGDAALAALPAAQTAWIEPFTTAVWVYLRDRYGDCSVPRTLPAQLGPCADFGAPRPLFGLYHGTGAGGTEAPRLIVNGGRNTISVSYTDWSATSTTARDIIAHEACHVVENGSQGLWDSPAYDVWGDSRWAEFCMYDLYQNTGRTADAQRLFHAYSEGANDNPAGAVGAHWFHDWFYPLWREHGSEVMNRYFGLLSRHFPKININDGTSQGYARRMTTGEFVHFMSGAAGVDLSGRAATAFNTGFDRAEFAAAKEQFPEITYANAPCLVDGAACPTPSVAYPGPQSFSRTTRSSVRIAATAPGGGALTYRAEGLPTGLSIDAASGEISGVATATTAATGTATVTAAAGADTASTTFLWTVADRTGPVRDGTGQCADNWDGRADDGNHIQSQNCTGIRQQHAAITGETWTYGGKCVSLDDDRVTDGTTVVLWTCDGRTTQRWQIDDATGTIRNGASNTCLTGHGFQQDLTISRCDGSADQQWLAPGQSATVTHPGEQSTGRGSPVSTQITAVPATPGQALTYSAAGLPAGLTMNTVTGRITGTVTAPAGRYTVTISARSGSGTPAGVTFNWTINDFTGAIADGDGFCIDNWDGRTDDGNRIMSQNCTGIAQQRISITGGTWSFGAKCMSLEDSEPHDGTKVSLWTCDGSTRQQWRTDAATGTVRNVASGTCLTGNDFQADLTVTACVPGAARQTWRRIPA, from the coding sequence ATGCTCGTCGCGACCCTGGTCGTGGCCGGCTCGACGACAGCCGTCATGCCGATACTGAATCGCACCGCCGAGGCCGCCGACTGCCACGAGTCCGCACCACCCACCCTCACCTCCTACCTCACCGACGACCGGGAGATGACCCGGTTGATCTGCAACACCGACGTCGCGCTGTACGGCGACGCCGCGCTCGCCGCGCTACCCGCGGCGCAGACGGCATGGATCGAGCCGTTCACCACCGCCGTCTGGGTCTACCTGCGCGACCGGTACGGCGACTGCTCCGTCCCACGCACCTTGCCGGCTCAGCTGGGGCCGTGCGCGGACTTCGGCGCCCCGAGGCCGCTGTTCGGTCTCTACCACGGCACCGGCGCCGGTGGCACGGAGGCGCCACGCCTGATCGTCAACGGCGGACGTAACACCATCAGCGTCAGCTACACCGACTGGTCCGCCACTAGCACCACGGCACGCGACATCATCGCTCACGAAGCCTGCCACGTCGTCGAGAACGGGTCCCAGGGGCTGTGGGACTCTCCCGCCTACGACGTCTGGGGAGACAGCAGGTGGGCCGAATTCTGCATGTACGACCTCTACCAGAACACCGGGCGGACCGCCGACGCACAACGGCTGTTCCACGCCTATTCCGAGGGAGCCAACGACAATCCCGCCGGAGCCGTGGGCGCGCACTGGTTCCACGACTGGTTCTATCCCCTTTGGCGGGAGCACGGCTCCGAGGTGATGAACAGATACTTCGGCCTCCTGTCGCGACACTTCCCCAAGATCAACATCAACGATGGCACGAGCCAGGGCTACGCGCGACGGATGACCACCGGTGAGTTCGTCCACTTCATGAGCGGCGCCGCCGGCGTCGATCTGAGCGGGCGCGCCGCCACGGCGTTCAACACCGGGTTCGACCGGGCGGAGTTCGCCGCGGCGAAAGAGCAGTTCCCCGAGATCACCTACGCGAACGCGCCATGCCTCGTCGATGGCGCCGCCTGCCCGACGCCCTCCGTGGCGTATCCCGGCCCACAGTCGTTCTCCCGGACCACGCGCAGTTCCGTCCGGATCGCCGCGACCGCGCCGGGCGGCGGTGCGCTCACCTATCGCGCCGAAGGCCTGCCGACCGGCCTCAGCATCGACGCGGCCTCCGGCGAGATCAGCGGTGTCGCGACGGCGACGACGGCCGCCACCGGAACGGCCACCGTGACCGCCGCCGCCGGGGCCGACACCGCGTCGACGACCTTCCTGTGGACCGTCGCCGACCGCACCGGACCGGTTCGCGACGGCACTGGCCAATGCGCCGACAACTGGGACGGCCGCGCTGACGACGGCAACCACATCCAGTCGCAGAACTGCACCGGAATTCGCCAACAGCACGCAGCGATAACCGGTGAGACCTGGACATACGGCGGTAAGTGCGTCTCCCTTGACGACGATCGGGTGACAGACGGCACCACAGTGGTCCTGTGGACGTGCGACGGCCGCACGACGCAGCGCTGGCAGATCGACGACGCCACCGGGACGATACGCAACGGGGCGTCGAACACCTGCCTGACCGGACATGGATTCCAGCAGGACCTGACGATCAGCCGATGCGATGGATCGGCGGACCAGCAGTGGCTGGCGCCCGGGCAGTCCGCGACCGTCACCCATCCCGGCGAGCAGAGCACCGGCCGGGGCAGCCCCGTGTCGACGCAGATCACCGCGGTGCCGGCCACGCCCGGACAGGCGCTCACCTACAGCGCGGCCGGACTGCCCGCCGGTCTGACGATGAACACGGTCACCGGCCGGATCACCGGTACCGTAACCGCACCGGCCGGCCGATACACGGTCACGATCTCCGCCCGCTCGGGATCCGGCACACCTGCCGGCGTCACGTTCAACTGGACGATCAACGACTTCACCGGGGCGATCGCGGACGGCGACGGCTTCTGTATCGACAACTGGGACGGTCGCACGGACGACGGCAACCGCATCATGTCGCAGAACTGCACCGGCATCGCCCAGCAACGGATCTCCATCACCGGCGGCACCTGGTCGTTCGGCGCCAAGTGCATGTCGCTGGAGGACAGCGAACCACACGACGGCACGAAGGTGTCGCTGTGGACCTGCGATGGCAGCACCCGGCAACAGTGGCGGACCGACGCCGCCACCGGCACCGTGCGCAACGTGGCCTCCGGAACGTGCCTGACCGGCAACGACTTCCAGGCTGATCTCACGGTCACGGCCTGCGTGCCCGGAGCAGCCCGGCAGACCTGGCGGCGCATCCCTGCCTGA
- a CDS encoding isochorismatase family protein, whose amino-acid sequence MTVPANPYIGLDALITPENSVLVLIDHQGAQFAGMQSMDPTLVVNNLLLLAKAARLFNVPTILTTVVEERGGRILRQLQDVFPDQTPINRTTINTWEDPRVVEAVAATGRKNLIMAGLWTEICLAFPAIHAMADGYRVFAVTDASGGVSVEAHERGVQRMVQAGVVPVTAGVVLGELQRDWARTETVPGVIDIMLEHGSGFGTSLAWELQLLGEG is encoded by the coding sequence ATGACGGTGCCCGCCAACCCGTACATCGGTCTGGACGCGCTCATCACACCGGAGAATTCCGTACTGGTTCTCATCGACCATCAGGGTGCGCAGTTCGCCGGTATGCAGAGCATGGACCCCACGCTGGTGGTGAACAATCTGCTGTTGCTGGCCAAGGCGGCCAGGCTGTTCAACGTGCCGACGATCCTCACCACGGTGGTGGAGGAACGCGGCGGCCGCATCCTGCGTCAGCTTCAGGACGTCTTCCCGGACCAGACGCCGATCAATCGCACCACCATCAACACGTGGGAGGACCCCAGGGTGGTCGAGGCGGTCGCGGCGACCGGCCGGAAGAACCTGATCATGGCGGGTCTGTGGACGGAGATCTGCCTGGCGTTCCCGGCGATCCACGCGATGGCCGACGGCTACCGCGTCTTCGCGGTGACCGACGCGTCCGGCGGCGTCAGCGTCGAGGCCCACGAGCGTGGCGTGCAGCGCATGGTTCAGGCCGGCGTGGTACCGGTGACGGCCGGCGTGGTGCTCGGCGAACTCCAGCGTGACTGGGCCCGCACCGAGACCGTGCCGGGTGTCATCGACATCATGTTGGAGCACGGCAGCGGCTTCGGCACGTCGCTGGCCTGGGAGTTGCAGCTACTCGGCGAGGGCTGA
- a CDS encoding aldo/keto reductase: MAPVRTVPLGATGIEVSNVFFGAGTILGVGSFPHLLGKGITAAEALSRLDEAAARHISVVDTANAYAGGGSERVVGAWLPGHDDVLVCSKVGRPVLVDGIRQGGLSPAHIARQFEASTARLGRVDLYLTHFPDPETPIAATIDALASLIADGRIRAYGCCNVTSTELEAILDTADRRGLPRPGWVQNPFNLIDRSAEEHLIPLLRAEGLGFTPFAPLVGGVLSDRYLEGRKPEPGSRMDLMAEEYAYALNPATLARVAELSRRAKSLGVSTAGLALAWLMHRDGVTAPIVAPRTTQQWKAVDEALTFVLDRRLADEIADIFG; the protein is encoded by the coding sequence ATGGCACCGGTACGAACGGTTCCGCTCGGTGCCACGGGCATCGAGGTCTCGAACGTCTTCTTCGGCGCGGGCACCATCCTCGGCGTAGGGTCGTTCCCGCACCTGCTCGGCAAGGGCATCACGGCGGCGGAGGCCCTGAGCCGGCTCGACGAGGCGGCGGCACGCCACATCTCGGTCGTCGACACCGCCAACGCGTACGCGGGCGGCGGCAGCGAACGGGTCGTCGGCGCGTGGCTGCCCGGCCATGACGACGTGCTGGTCTGCTCCAAGGTCGGCCGGCCCGTGCTGGTCGACGGCATCCGGCAGGGCGGTCTGTCCCCCGCCCACATCGCTCGCCAATTCGAGGCCAGCACGGCCCGCCTCGGCAGAGTCGACCTGTACCTGACGCACTTCCCTGATCCCGAGACACCGATCGCCGCCACCATCGACGCGCTCGCGAGCCTCATCGCCGACGGCAGAATCCGTGCGTACGGCTGCTGCAACGTCACGTCCACCGAACTCGAGGCCATTCTCGACACCGCGGACCGCCGCGGCCTGCCGCGGCCCGGCTGGGTACAGAACCCCTTCAACCTCATCGACCGCAGCGCCGAGGAACACCTCATCCCGCTGCTGCGCGCCGAAGGGCTGGGGTTCACCCCGTTCGCGCCGCTGGTCGGCGGCGTGCTCTCCGATCGGTACCTCGAAGGCCGCAAGCCCGAACCGGGCAGCCGGATGGACCTGATGGCCGAGGAGTACGCGTACGCGCTCAACCCGGCCACACTGGCCCGGGTCGCCGAGCTGTCACGTCGCGCGAAGTCGCTCGGCGTCTCCACCGCCGGCCTGGCGCTGGCCTGGCTGATGCACCGAGACGGCGTCACCGCCCCGATCGTCGCGCCACGCACCACGCAGCAGTGGAAGGCTGTGGACGAGGCTCTGACGTTCGTCCTCGACCGGCGGCTCGCCGACGAGATCGCGGACATATTCGGGTGA
- a CDS encoding NADPH-dependent FMN reductase: protein MIRIGIILGSTRPNRNGEQVANWVLDNAKQRSDAEYELVDLRDYPLPHLDEAIPPSMGKYQNDHTKKWAAKIASFDGYVIVTPEYNHSTSGVLKNAIDYLFAEWNNKAVGFVSYGSVGGARAVEHLRLIAGELKMADVRHQVTLALSTEFENYSVFKPSAHQAPQLSTLLDEVVSWSTALASVRKS, encoded by the coding sequence ATGATCCGCATCGGCATCATCCTCGGCAGCACCCGTCCGAACCGCAACGGCGAGCAGGTCGCCAACTGGGTGCTCGACAACGCCAAGCAACGCAGCGACGCCGAGTACGAACTCGTCGACCTGCGCGACTACCCGCTGCCGCACCTCGACGAAGCGATCCCGCCGTCGATGGGCAAGTACCAGAACGACCACACCAAGAAGTGGGCCGCGAAGATCGCCTCGTTCGACGGGTACGTCATTGTCACGCCGGAGTACAACCACAGCACGTCAGGCGTACTGAAGAACGCCATCGACTACCTGTTCGCGGAGTGGAACAACAAGGCTGTCGGGTTCGTCTCCTATGGCTCGGTCGGCGGCGCCCGCGCCGTCGAGCATCTGCGCCTGATCGCCGGCGAGCTGAAGATGGCCGACGTCCGCCATCAGGTCACCCTCGCGCTCAGCACCGAGTTCGAGAACTACAGCGTCTTCAAGCCGAGCGCTCACCAGGCGCCGCAGCTATCCACCCTCCTCGATGAGGTCGTTAGCTGGAGCACGGCGCTGGCCAGCGTCCGCAAGTCGTGA
- a CDS encoding NADPH-dependent F420 reductase: MKFAVLGAGNVGTALGYGLLDAGHEVVFGVRDPQTREGFTAPVAQIADAVKSAEAVINALPGAHTLGILGQVGPGTFGGKVLIDVANAITPSFELLYPNDSLGARLQAMLPDVKVVKTLNTIPAEIMTNPGTLPERSSVFLSGNDRGAKQTTGHLLSDLGWRHEDQVDLGAIDTARATEHYLYLSVAIGQATRSAQYNVSVIR, encoded by the coding sequence ATGAAGTTCGCAGTGCTGGGTGCGGGCAACGTCGGCACGGCGCTGGGCTACGGCTTGCTGGATGCCGGCCACGAAGTGGTGTTCGGTGTCCGCGACCCGCAGACCCGCGAGGGCTTCACCGCGCCGGTCGCGCAGATCGCGGACGCCGTCAAGTCGGCCGAAGCCGTCATCAACGCCCTGCCGGGAGCACACACGCTCGGCATCCTCGGCCAGGTCGGCCCGGGTACCTTCGGCGGCAAGGTCCTGATCGACGTAGCCAACGCCATCACGCCGTCGTTCGAGCTGCTGTACCCGAATGACAGCCTCGGCGCCCGCCTGCAGGCCATGCTGCCGGATGTGAAGGTCGTGAAGACCCTCAACACCATCCCGGCCGAGATCATGACGAACCCCGGCACCCTGCCGGAGCGCAGCTCCGTGTTCCTCTCCGGCAACGACCGCGGCGCCAAACAGACCACCGGCCACCTGCTCAGCGACCTGGGATGGCGGCACGAGGACCAGGTCGACCTCGGCGCCATCGACACGGCGCGGGCGACCGAGCACTACCTGTACCTCTCGGTGGCAATCGGGCAGGCCACCCGCTCGGCGCAATACAACGTGTCCGTCATCCGCTGA